From one Prochlorococcus marinus str. MIT 0912 genomic stretch:
- a CDS encoding helix-turn-helix domain-containing protein, producing MFTGEIANSSHMGLSAREMEIIGLVADGLTNQEIAEKLTISKRTVDNHVSNMFTKTGSKNRVALLNWAMDHGKICRDGFNCCSLPDETAS from the coding sequence ATGTTTACAGGAGAGATCGCCAATTCGTCCCATATGGGACTCTCTGCTAGGGAAATGGAGATTATTGGATTAGTTGCTGATGGCCTTACTAATCAAGAGATTGCTGAAAAACTGACAATTAGCAAAAGAACCGTAGACAATCATGTGAGCAATATGTTTACGAAAACCGGGTCAAAAAATAGAGTAGCCCTATTGAACTGGGCAATGGATCATGGAAAGATTTGCAGGGATGGGTTTAATTGTTGTTCATTGCCAGATGAAACAGCCTCTTAG
- a CDS encoding methylenetetrahydrofolate reductase → MKSKLQNRLESGLSAITAEIMPPRGGNTASALSKAIKLKDLVHGFNVTDGSRAIMRMSSLALCKLLLDANLEPVLQLSCRDRNRIALQAELLGAHALGIKNILCLTGDPVRVGDQSQAKSVQDLNSIELIDQVTSLNKGLDPVSDLLPDGPTNLFAGAAADPNCRGFDGLRRRIELKKKAGASFLQTQMVMDPKVLERFCKEITEPIRMPVLAGVFLLKSAKNAQFINRVVPGACIPESVIARLESSSNPVDEGISIAAEQVKSFLKISQGVHLMAVKAEQQIPIILDRANIN, encoded by the coding sequence GTGAAATCTAAACTTCAAAATCGTCTTGAATCTGGCTTATCAGCTATTACTGCTGAAATCATGCCTCCTAGAGGAGGGAATACAGCTTCAGCTCTCTCAAAGGCCATCAAATTAAAAGACCTTGTGCATGGTTTTAATGTTACAGATGGCAGCAGAGCAATCATGAGAATGAGCAGCCTAGCCTTATGCAAGCTGCTTTTAGACGCTAATCTTGAACCAGTTCTGCAATTATCATGTAGGGATAGGAATCGAATCGCATTACAAGCTGAATTACTAGGAGCGCATGCTTTAGGAATAAAAAACATCCTTTGTTTGACAGGCGATCCAGTACGAGTAGGAGATCAATCTCAAGCCAAATCAGTTCAAGACCTCAACTCAATAGAACTTATTGATCAAGTCACATCACTTAACAAAGGGTTAGATCCAGTATCTGATTTATTACCTGATGGCCCAACTAATTTGTTTGCAGGCGCCGCAGCTGATCCAAACTGTAGAGGATTTGATGGTTTGAGAAGAAGAATAGAGCTCAAAAAAAAAGCAGGTGCAAGTTTCCTTCAAACTCAAATGGTGATGGATCCCAAAGTACTTGAACGATTTTGCAAAGAAATAACAGAGCCGATAAGAATGCCTGTTTTAGCTGGAGTTTTTCTACTCAAATCTGCAAAAAATGCTCAATTCATCAATCGTGTAGTACCAGGAGCATGCATACCTGAATCAGTTATTGCTAGACTTGAAAGTTCATCAAACCCAGTTGATGAAGGTATATCAATTGCTGCTGAGCAAGTAAAAAGTTTTCTAAAAATCTCTCAAGGAGTTCACCTTATGGCAGTTAAAGCAGAGCAACAAATACCAATAATTTTGGATAGAGCAAATATTAATTAG
- a CDS encoding nucleotidyltransferase family protein, which translates to MKAMILAAGKGTRVQPITHVIPKPMIPILQKPVMEFLLELLKEHGFTEVMVNVSHLAEEIENYFRDGQRFGVEIAYSFEGRIEDGELIGDALGSAGGLKKIQDFQKFFDDTFVVLCGDALIDLDLSEAVKRHKEKGALASLITKRVSKDQVSSYGVVVTDEEDHVKAFQEKPSIDNALGDTINTGIYLFEPEIFDYIPSGKPFDIGSDLFPKLVEEGAPFYALPMDFEWVDIGKVPDYWRAIRNVLKGDVRQVEIPGKQVRPGIYTGLNVAANWDKINVKGPIYVGGMTRIEDGVTIVGPSMIGPSCCICEGATIDNSIIFDYSLIGPGVQLVEKLVFGRYCVGKEGDHFDLQEAALDWLITDARRQDLGEPSPQQKAMAELLGTDLIGSSN; encoded by the coding sequence ATGAAGGCGATGATCCTGGCGGCTGGGAAAGGAACACGAGTTCAGCCGATCACCCATGTGATTCCAAAGCCAATGATTCCTATCCTTCAGAAACCCGTAATGGAGTTTCTGTTGGAACTCCTTAAGGAGCATGGTTTTACTGAGGTTATGGTTAATGTTTCGCATTTAGCAGAAGAAATAGAGAATTATTTTCGAGATGGACAAAGATTTGGAGTTGAAATTGCATATAGCTTTGAAGGCCGTATTGAAGATGGAGAATTAATAGGGGACGCACTTGGCTCAGCGGGTGGTCTGAAGAAAATTCAAGATTTTCAAAAGTTTTTTGATGATACTTTTGTCGTCTTATGTGGAGATGCATTAATTGATTTGGATTTATCTGAAGCTGTCAAACGACATAAAGAAAAAGGTGCTTTAGCTAGTTTGATAACTAAACGTGTTTCAAAAGATCAAGTAAGTAGTTATGGAGTTGTTGTAACAGATGAAGAAGATCATGTTAAAGCTTTTCAAGAAAAACCTTCTATAGATAATGCACTAGGAGATACTATTAATACTGGAATATATTTATTTGAGCCTGAAATTTTTGATTATATTCCGTCTGGAAAACCTTTTGATATTGGCTCGGATTTGTTTCCTAAATTAGTAGAAGAAGGTGCACCTTTCTATGCTTTACCTATGGATTTTGAATGGGTTGATATTGGTAAAGTCCCAGATTATTGGAGAGCAATAAGGAATGTTCTAAAAGGTGATGTTAGACAAGTTGAAATACCTGGAAAGCAAGTTAGACCAGGGATTTACACTGGTTTAAATGTTGCAGCTAATTGGGATAAAATAAATGTAAAAGGACCTATATATGTTGGTGGAATGACAAGGATTGAAGATGGTGTAACTATCGTTGGTCCTTCTATGATTGGTCCGAGTTGTTGTATTTGTGAAGGTGCAACAATTGATAATTCAATAATCTTTGATTACTCACTCATTGGGCCTGGTGTTCAACTTGTAGAGAAGTTGGTTTTTGGTAGATATTGTGTTGGTAAAGAAGGTGATCACTTTGATTTACAGGAAGCTGCTTTAGATTGGTTAATAACTGATGCTAGAAGACAAGACTTAGGCGAACCCTCACCTCAACAAAAAGCAATGGCTGAATTATTAGGCACTGATCTTATTGGCTCTTCTAATTAA
- a CDS encoding NAD(P)H-quinone oxidoreductase subunit 4: MISEPISADFPWLSLSILFPIVGALIVPFIPDKGEGKEVRWYALIIALITFLITVAAYFKGFDPNQEGLQLYEKVSWLPDLGLTWSVGADGLSMPLILLTSFITSLAVLAAWPVSYKPKLFFFLILAMDGGQIAVFAVQDMLLFFLAWELELFPVYLFLAIWGGKKRQYAATKFIIYTAGSSLFILLAGLAMGFFQGGGIPDFGYTHLAQQDFGRGFQLLCYSGLLIAFGVKLPIVPLHTWLPDAHGEATAPVHMLLAGILLKMGGYALLRFNAQLLPDAHAQFAPLLIVLGVVNIIYAALTSFAQRNLKRKIAYSSISHMGFVLIGIGSFSSLGTSGAMLQMVSHGLIGASLFFLVGATYDRTHTLQLDEMGGIGQNMRIMFALWTACAFASLALPGMSGFISELMVFVGFVTDEVYTLPFRIVVASLAAIGVILTPIYLLSMLREIFFGKENAKLISKAKLVDAEPREIYIIACLLVPIIGIGLYPKIMTDTYISSIDGLVKRDLLAVERIRSNQTQIISNTNLSLGTIQAPLLD, translated from the coding sequence CTGATTTCTGAGCCGATATCAGCGGATTTTCCTTGGTTAAGTTTATCCATACTTTTTCCCATTGTAGGTGCTTTAATTGTTCCTTTTATTCCAGATAAAGGTGAAGGTAAAGAAGTTCGATGGTATGCCCTCATAATTGCTTTAATTACTTTTTTAATTACTGTCGCTGCTTACTTCAAAGGTTTTGATCCAAATCAAGAAGGCTTGCAATTATATGAAAAAGTTAGTTGGCTTCCAGATCTTGGATTGACTTGGTCTGTTGGCGCAGATGGCTTGTCTATGCCCTTGATATTACTCACAAGTTTCATTACCTCACTAGCAGTTTTGGCAGCATGGCCAGTTAGCTATAAACCAAAATTATTTTTCTTTTTAATTCTGGCTATGGATGGTGGCCAAATAGCTGTGTTCGCTGTTCAAGATATGTTGCTTTTCTTTTTGGCTTGGGAATTGGAGTTGTTCCCAGTGTATTTATTCCTTGCAATATGGGGCGGGAAGAAGAGGCAATATGCAGCGACGAAATTTATTATCTATACAGCAGGAAGCTCATTATTTATTCTCCTTGCTGGTCTTGCAATGGGTTTCTTTCAAGGAGGAGGTATACCAGATTTCGGCTATACCCATTTGGCTCAGCAAGATTTTGGTAGAGGGTTTCAACTTCTTTGTTATTCAGGTTTGTTAATAGCTTTTGGGGTCAAACTTCCTATTGTCCCTCTTCATACTTGGTTGCCAGATGCGCATGGAGAGGCTACTGCTCCAGTACATATGCTATTGGCAGGAATCTTGTTAAAGATGGGTGGATATGCTCTCCTTAGATTCAACGCGCAATTACTGCCTGACGCTCATGCTCAATTTGCACCATTGCTAATTGTTCTTGGAGTAGTAAATATTATTTATGCAGCCTTAACTTCTTTTGCTCAAAGAAATTTAAAAAGGAAAATTGCCTATAGCTCAATAAGTCATATGGGTTTTGTTTTGATAGGTATTGGAAGCTTTAGCTCTCTTGGTACTAGTGGTGCAATGTTGCAAATGGTTAGCCACGGTTTAATAGGAGCAAGCTTGTTTTTCCTTGTAGGTGCAACTTACGACAGAACTCACACGCTTCAATTAGATGAGATGGGTGGCATTGGCCAAAATATGAGGATTATGTTTGCTCTATGGACGGCATGTGCTTTCGCTTCGCTTGCTTTACCTGGAATGAGTGGATTCATATCGGAATTAATGGTCTTTGTTGGATTTGTTACTGATGAAGTTTATACTCTTCCTTTTAGAATTGTTGTTGCTTCTTTAGCAGCAATTGGAGTTATTTTGACGCCTATATATTTATTGTCGATGCTAAGAGAAATTTTCTTCGGTAAAGAGAATGCGAAGTTAATATCTAAAGCAAAGTTGGTGGATGCAGAGCCTAGAGAAATATATATTATTGCTTGTTTATTAGTTCCAATCATTGGCATTGGCTTGTATCCAAAAATCATGACAGATACTTATATTTCATCAATTGATGGATTGGTTAAAAGAGATTTGTTAGCCGTTGAAAGAATAAGAAGTAATCAAACACAAATCATTAGTAATACAAATTTATCACTAGGGACGATTCAAGCTCCTCTTTTAGATTGA
- a CDS encoding segregation/condensation protein A: MPVDLLTQTADSGARLAIRLLQDAAQRGDIDPWDVDVIPVVDGFLDQLQQRIELPKKISQHFSQSGGSYEVDLAQSSEAFLAASVLVGLKAEVLESEIFSFEMEVEDDSGVDFGEQGWLDESFQLPLRPERHLLRRPVAPPPFRRPVTLGELINQLESIAESLKNDELQNRRKLRQKKLSNREVIAQVSSLAHREKLPETTAALAIFINNWEQALHWVDFELLVENWKENSASNNLDTDRVGVFWALLFLCSQGKVEIDQKGSLFSPISLKRLLEPGMVAQLPLASLDVTDGSPAAA, from the coding sequence TTGCCAGTTGATCTTTTAACTCAAACTGCAGATTCTGGCGCGAGACTGGCTATTCGTTTATTGCAAGACGCTGCTCAAAGAGGAGATATTGACCCTTGGGATGTGGATGTTATTCCAGTTGTTGATGGTTTTTTGGACCAACTTCAACAGCGTATTGAACTTCCCAAAAAGATCTCACAACATTTCAGCCAGAGTGGTGGAAGTTACGAGGTTGATCTAGCACAGAGTAGTGAGGCGTTTTTAGCGGCTTCTGTATTGGTTGGTTTAAAGGCGGAGGTACTTGAGTCTGAAATATTTTCTTTTGAAATGGAAGTTGAAGATGATTCAGGTGTTGATTTTGGAGAACAGGGTTGGTTAGATGAAAGTTTTCAATTACCTCTTCGACCAGAGAGACATCTGTTAAGAAGACCGGTTGCACCTCCTCCATTTAGAAGGCCAGTTACGCTTGGAGAATTAATAAATCAGCTTGAGTCAATTGCAGAATCTTTAAAAAATGATGAGTTGCAAAACCGTAGAAAATTACGACAAAAAAAATTAAGTAATCGGGAGGTTATTGCTCAAGTATCATCTCTTGCGCATAGAGAAAAATTACCTGAAACAACTGCAGCGCTTGCAATTTTCATAAATAATTGGGAGCAGGCCTTGCACTGGGTTGATTTTGAATTATTAGTTGAAAATTGGAAAGAAAACTCTGCCTCAAACAATTTGGATACAGATAGAGTAGGTGTCTTTTGGGCTTTGTTATTTTTATGCTCTCAGGGCAAGGTGGAGATTGATCAAAAAGGTTCTTTGTTCTCTCCAATAAGTTTGAAGAGGCTTTTAGAGCCTGGAATGGTTGCACAACTTCCCCTCGCTTCTTTAGACGTGACAGATGGCTCGCCGGCTGCTGCTTAG